One window from the genome of Stegostoma tigrinum isolate sSteTig4 chromosome 27, sSteTig4.hap1, whole genome shotgun sequence encodes:
- the nupr1b gene encoding nuclear protein 1b, producing the protein MSCSSLESFEEAHYDEYEYYNLADYPAHNGGKGRSKKESIRNTNRSCPAGHERKIMEKLYKSDLKRKKARSSS; encoded by the coding sequence ATGTCTTGCAGTAGCCTGGAGTCATTTGAAGAAGCACATTACGATGAGTACGAGTATTACAATCTGGCAGATTACCCGGCTCACAATGGAGGGAAAGGCAGGAGCAAGAAAGAGAGCATTCGGAATACGAATCGCAGTTGCCCAGCTGGGCATGAGAGGAAGATCATGGAGAAACTCTACAAAAGTGACCTGAAAAGGAAGAAAGCTCGAAGCTCATCCTAG